The following are encoded together in the Streptomyces flavofungini genome:
- a CDS encoding recombinase family protein, whose amino-acid sequence MPRLYGFDDQSRQRLRDDEVDPLRQMVSRALADEELSNGDVALWANGEGYRGTMGGEWKDASVGRLFRNPAIAGLRYDDEGNLVDANHPGAITREEFEALQERDARRKPASAAPVYPYLLVDGASECGMCSFHLQGARTNAGTPGYRCRPKDKQGLGGGCGEVRIDAELLETHVAEYAVAELLKPGIREQILKAQEAVREQVEEMKAAVEDLKVRRTEAGALYGKREISSEAFVAADREITASVKELAARIRFAEQMVNFKLGGAKDLVKWWNKAPHVSRSAILRLLLEKVEVFPASARGVRTIEPGRVVLHWRKLPPELSGVG is encoded by the coding sequence ATGCCACGGCTCTACGGGTTCGACGACCAGTCGCGTCAGCGGCTACGGGATGACGAAGTGGATCCCCTTCGGCAGATGGTCAGCCGCGCGCTGGCCGACGAGGAGCTGTCGAACGGAGACGTCGCCCTGTGGGCGAATGGCGAGGGCTACCGGGGCACGATGGGCGGAGAGTGGAAGGACGCCTCCGTCGGCAGGCTCTTCCGCAATCCCGCCATCGCCGGACTGCGCTACGACGACGAAGGAAACCTCGTCGACGCCAACCATCCCGGCGCGATCACCCGCGAAGAGTTCGAAGCTCTCCAAGAGCGAGACGCACGCCGGAAACCGGCCTCGGCGGCGCCCGTGTATCCGTATCTCCTCGTTGACGGGGCGAGTGAATGCGGCATGTGCAGCTTCCATCTCCAGGGGGCACGCACGAATGCCGGGACGCCTGGCTACCGGTGTCGCCCCAAGGACAAACAGGGACTTGGCGGAGGCTGCGGCGAAGTCCGTATCGACGCCGAGCTGCTGGAGACCCACGTCGCAGAGTACGCCGTCGCCGAACTCCTCAAGCCCGGCATCCGGGAGCAGATCCTCAAGGCGCAGGAGGCCGTGCGCGAGCAGGTCGAGGAGATGAAGGCTGCGGTCGAGGACCTGAAGGTGCGGCGCACCGAAGCTGGTGCCCTGTACGGCAAGCGTGAGATCAGCAGCGAAGCGTTCGTCGCCGCCGACCGTGAGATCACGGCCAGCGTCAAGGAGCTCGCTGCTCGGATCCGCTTCGCCGAACAGATGGTCAACTTCAAGCTGGGTGGCGCGAAGGATCTCGTCAAGTGGTGGAACAAGGCGCCGCACGTCTCCCGGAGCGCGATCCTCAGGCTCCTCCTGGAGAAGGTGGAGGTGTTCCCCGCGAGTGCTCGCGGGGTTCGCACCATCGAACCCGGTCGTGTCGTGTTGCACTGGAGGAAGCTGCCGCCGGAGTTGTCAGGCGTCGGCTGA